A window of Rosa rugosa chromosome 7, drRosRugo1.1, whole genome shotgun sequence genomic DNA:
GCGAGGGAAATGAGGATGTGGCGGTGGAAGGAACTCGGGAAGTCATGGACGATGTCGGGCCTGGTGGGCCTCTTCATTCCCTTTATTAGCTAGGCTGGAGTTTGGGCTTGGATTGGACCTATGGGCTCTCCAATGTATATTTTAGTTGTGTTTATTTACGTTAATAAgtaactacttttttttttttttggtaatgttAAGTGTGTCCAGGTTCCTATTGATTTCTTTTCCCCCCAATTATCTGTACTTTCACTGACGAGCATATAGTCTGTACTTTCACCCCAATTATAGTTTCTTCTAAATTAAGATGTAATCAGAGATCGGAATTCTGTGATGCTCCTTAGTGACTTGGTTGCTGTGGTTTATTTGCACATGTATTGCATCACTTTACTGCATGCATCGTGAAACACACATTGTTTATTCATTTTGAAATTCCATTTCCACTGCAGGGACAACAAAGATTAGGAACCTGGATGCAAACATTGGCTCGTTGAAGGTGAAACTTGGGGAAGAGGACTTGAAAGAAGTTTCTGGTGCTGTACCACTCGACCAAGTCGCTGGTGATAGAACTTATTGAACCCAGAGCCATATTCATTAAAGCTTGTCGAATGGGAACAGCATTTTTGCACTGTATTCACTCATGTGTGCTCCAAAAAAGTACAATTTCATTGCAAACCAACATCAGAATATTATGGATACAAAGAATGGAACAGCATCAcaattcctttttatttattttttagcaAACCTCAACAGAACGAGGTTAATTTATTGaattaatggaaattgcaacAAACTTACCCCTCGAAGACAACAAACAGGTAAGGGGAAGACAACAAACTTACCCCTCGAAAATTAGGAAGACCTAAACGATCTCGAGCACAAAAAGAAATTGCAAGGTGTGGTATCGAGTCCCACCAAATCATCACAATTCCTTATTACAAGCcgtcatctttttttttttttttttttttgttgttgttgcaaGCTAGCCTCAACAAAGCGAGGAATTTATTGAAGAAAAGAGAGACACAAAAGTAATGAGAGTGAGGAGGACAagtaaaccaaatcctcaaataAAACAGAATGACCGTCATCTATGTTGGCTTCTTCTGGTTGCATTGCTTGCTAGCTTTTGGTGGTGTATCTGCAAACTGCCAAAGGCAGGGCAGGCAATAGTCCGGTAATCTGTAACCTGCCGCTGCGTTGATAGGTATTGTCTCAGATATCTCTTTTATATCTTCTTTAGATAGCTTCACTTTGAAGGAACCAACATTAGCATCAATATGTTTAGTCTTGGTTGTGCctataaaaacaaaagaagagttCAGTCTGTTGAGCTTTAACGGTGAATGAAGAAAGGTCTAGTGACTATTCATCAAGGTACATTTGCCTTAGTCTAATGCAAATAATATATGTACCATTAGggaaagaagaaggaaggaaaAGAAATAGGCACACACCAAATATAGGTACAACACCAGGCACATAGCAGACATCGGGTTGATTAACGATCCACGCAAGTGCGAGTTGTGCAGGGGTGCATCCATATTTTTCAGCCAAGTTCAATATTTTACCCTGAAGGATCTTATTTTTCTTGAGGTTGTCTCCTTGACAACGAGGAATTGAACGCTGATAACAAATATTTGCCACCAAATGAACATAAGCAGCAACATAGGAAATTAAAAAATTGCAGGCTGAATCAGCCGATATACAAAATCTGTAACATAGGTTACCAGAAAGCGATCTTCAGGTAGACCATCTATAGCTAAAAATCCACGACCAAGGGGGTGGTATGGCACTATCCCAATTTCAAGTTCCCTATGTTCCAACAAACAGAATACAGAGAGGGACTTAACTTTAGTGTAAGTGTACATATCACAACACCTATGTGTTATGTAAACCTCCACCTCAACTAAGTAAAGGTTATGGTAAGCTCTAATAAGGACTTGATAAACATTGACAACCAAACCGTAAGTATATGGAATACAAATCAGATTGAACACCAATTCGCAAAATTACAATTAAATGGAAGCATATACACGTCCCACATTAAGCACTGTGAGATGAGGTTACCTGCAAAGTGGGACGAATACTTGCTCAATTTCGCGAGTCCAAAGAGACCACTCCATTTGTATAGCCGTAATGGGATGAACTGCATGTGCCCTCCTAATTGTTTCTGGACTAGCTTCAGATAATCCAATGTATTTTATCTTCCCTTCTTCCACCAACTTCTTTAGTTCCCCCATCTACAAAATAGAAACGTATAATTCAAAATCTAAAAATTTGTGATATATGACCGAATAAATAATGGAATACATTAATATTGCAGTTAAAAGAGGGCTTACAGTGTCCTCTATTGGGACTGATGTGTCTACGCGATGTTGATAGTAAAGATCAATGTAGTCAACATCAAGGCGCTTTAGGCTAGCCTCGCAACAGGAGCGGACATACTCAGGAGTCCCATTAACTATCCTAGTTTCATCAGGCTCAATTCTTACAATGCCAAACTTTGTAGCCAACTGAACTTGGTCTCTAGGCAACTGCTTCAATGCCTGAAATAATTGTAAAATACTAAGTTTAAGAGAACGCATCAAACATTGAATCTTTTAATTAAATGCATGGTATGTAATGGCGCTACCTTTCCAACCAAAACTTCATTGGCATGTGGTCCATAGAGATCTGCTGTATCAAAGAATGTTATTCCTTTATCGAATGCGTGCTTGATCAATGATAATGCAAACTCTTCACTGATTAGAGCTTCGCTGTATGTCCCAGTAAGCCGTCTACACCCAAATCCCAGCTTGGAAACCTGCATGCAAACGTTTGCCAACAATTCATTATGCTAAGCTAGATTTGTTCTTGGTACGTAACTTGCTATTGACACTTGAAAATCAAGAATCTGAAATGAATTTCACCTCAAATCCCTGACTTCCCAGTTGCACTCTCGGAACTTTAATTCCCTCAACCtcagccatttttctttttattcttcttcttttctttctttcttgtggaAATCAGGATGAGTAGATGAGCAAAAGCAGTTTAACGTTATTGGTATTAATACAACAAACTATAGAGACCTCGATAGCTAGTAGACAATGAATCTGTGATTGTGTGGTTATAGACCCAAGGCTTGGGAAGACAACAAGGTCTGTCTTGTTTTTCTTCAATTGCTTGTGAAGTTGTTGCAGATGATATATAGTAGAGCCAAGGCCTGGGAAGGCAACAAGGTCTGTCTTGTCTTGTTTTTCTGCAGCTGCTTGGGAAGTTGTTGCTGCAGATATTAGGTAGTAGAGCCAAGGCTTGGGAAGGCAACAAGGTCGATCTGTCTTGTTTTTCTGCAGCTGCTCGTGAAGTTGTTAAATTGTTGCTACAGGTACTAGGTAGTAGAGCCAAGGCTTGGGAAGGCATCAGTTTGTCTTGCTTTCCAGCAAGTTGTTGCTGCATGTGCTAGGTGGCTTGAGAAGGCAACAaggtcttctttttcttcaaatgCTTGGGAAAGATTGTGGCCGTTGAGGAATGGACGCATTTGTTGAAGCCTAATGAAGTAGTTGGTTTCAGTGAGCTTGAGAAAATGAGCAACATTTGGACCGGGGAGGGAGGACTCTGTGCTAGCCATAGAGAATAAGGAGATGGAgagagttgaaaaaaaaaaaattctccttAGAAGCTTTGCAGCTCCGGTACCATGAGGAATTTGAGAAGTGAATGAATTTCATTCATTGTACGTacggtttcttttttttttcttttcttttttttgagaagaactCATTGTACGTATGTTGAGTACAGTAAGTACTAGATACAATCAAACTGTAAAGTCTATCTATATAACTGATCGACTCTATCTATATTAAGTAAATTAAAGATGACGTATAACATATTGATATCAGGCTATCAGCTAAGACTTATCACGTATAGCTTGTACACTTGCAATAGAAGGACTCTGCACAGCAAGAGTTGTGGAGCTTGTAcactagcaatggaagcaggaCTCCTGCATTATTTTCTCTAGGTAACGACTGATTTGAACTGCAAATAATGCGTTCAAGTACTCATTATAACATGCATGGGAGAAACTAAGATTATTTTATCAGAAAGGAAGTGAGAAACTATATGTCATTTTGAGCACAATTAAGGAGATGTTCATGCACACTAAAGCAGCCATTAGAAACGCAGTTGTAAAGCGGATTGAGATTAGCAAAACGCTAGAGATAGAGTGAAGTAGCCCTAGGATTATGAATCTATGATTCCTGAAAGTCAAGTCCGACCCAGAAACCCTATCTGAAAAAGCTTCGAGTTAggcagccaaaaaaaaaaaaaagctctgtTGTTATATTtcccaaaaaattaaaaaagaaaaattaaaaaaaagtttatcCAATAGTTTACTAGCCTCATACTTTGATAAGAACCTCAACAGAAACCAATTTGCTAAACTATGCACCAAATTAATGCAGGTGACGACATGTTTGTACTTAATTCGCATTAATCTGCTCCAATGAACTTTCAATTTGATTGCAAACCAAAATCAGAATTAATGTTACCGATACAAAGATGCAGCAGCATCGCAGACTGTCATCTATGATACGAATAAAGGCTTCTTTTAGTTGCATTGCTAGCTTTTGGTGGTGTATTTGCAAACTTCCAAGAGCAGAGAGTAAGACTATAGGTCATAGGATAGTCGATTCCATGTCGCTGCATTGATGGGTATCATATCAGATATCTCCTGTATATACACCTTCTTTAGTGAGTTTCACTATGAAGGAACCGACATTAGCGTGCACCAATATTTTCAGTCTTAGTAGTTGTCCCTACAAAAATTAACAAGTAGAGTTCGGTATATTGAACTATTACAATATTCATCAAGTTACAGTCCCTTGATATATTTCGTTCGGAACATAAATTAGTCTAGTGCAAATAGTCTAATTTAGAATAAGATGAACTAAGGAGAGGTAAACACGCACGCGCCAGGGATATATAGGTACCATATGATTACCTTGATGAACAATCAAGGCAAGTGCGAATTGTGCAGGGGTGCTTCCATGTTTCTAGTCAAGTATTACTTTACCATATAGAATCTTGTTTTCAAGACACCCTTGACAACGAGGAAGTGATTGCTGATGACAAATTGAGCGGCCATCAAATGAACTAGCTTACTCTCATAGCAAGAGGAAATTAACAAATTGCAGCTGTCTTTACGGTTTTCTTTATCATATAATAACTAAACAGACAGAAAGAGATACACAGTCTTTAACATAGGTTACCAGAAAACTATTTGCAGGCAAACTTTCCATCATTGCCTTGCTAGTGAAAAATCCACGATCAAGAGGGCTGATGTCGTCACTATCCCAATTTCAAGTGCTATAGTCTATGAATTTCGAGAAAAAATTGCACATTcattaagttaaaaaaaaaacactttccCAAGAGGAGGATCTCTATAACCAAAACAAATTGTGTCACGACATTGTTAAGCAGCGAAGCATACATTTTTATAGGTTTCTCaaagtaaaaaataaataaaatagaataCAACTTCTCCCGACACATGAAGTACAAGAATTACTTAATACAATtgatctggaaaaaaaaaaatcaagcagAAGGATTTAATAATTTCACATAACAAGTACACCAGAGAGGTAGAGGGAGATGATATTAGTGGAAATCACTTGAATCAGCACCACACCATTATTCATCAAGAGCTTCTATGGCTGCACAGCTTCAGTCTCCTAATTCTTAAAGGAGATATTCATTTTGCTTCCAAAACTTGATGTCTTCCTAATCTTAATCTTAGCGCGATtaacaaaatctgaaaatacatCCTTACCATCATCTTCCTTCACTTTTTCGTTAACATGATCTTCTCCGGAGGCAACCTTCTCCTTTCCCACATTGGACTTAGAAGCTCTGATCTTAAATTTTGTGCGGTTAATGTATTCAGAAAATGTATCATTTTTATCCAAACCTGGTATCTTGTTATCTACCTCAACTTGTGAATCCATGCTCACAATAACATGATGTTGTCTTTGCCCATAAACCCTTGTAGGTCGAACCATCTCTGCCTTGGGCACTCGTGCCATATCATTCGCCACAGCTTCAGCTCCGGACCCATTGGCTAGTTTGTGGTGTGCATGATggtttgattgaaaatttgggCAGAGACAGCTGAAGATCTTCTCACACATACCCTTGGAGTTTGATCCGTCATGACCATTTTCCATTGATATGTAAGAGATTACAAAAGAGGTAACTAGTTCTCTAGGAATGTGAGTTAGAGAAATTGAAAGGGATAGAGAGGTCATATTTATAGTCATGAATGAACTAAGGAGAGCCTAAATATATTTAGTAAGATTAAATTAAGATGGGGTAACGAATCCAGGTACCTTCTGgttttaaaaaatttatttctcAGCAGGATGAAGTTAGAAGTTTAGCTTTAGATTCCTAATAAAGGAAGAACTTTCTCATTTTTTCTAAATGATTTGATGTTTGGGATTATATTCCAACTTTTCCAGAACCAAATTTCTTCTTAAGTCCTTATAAACACGCTAATACAGCACTAGCAATTGAAAAGGTTATGTTCTCCAACCTAGTTTGCATTGTGTGAAAGCTTAGTCAAAAGTTGAGGCAGAATCTAGGTGGTATATGGAACACTGAAACTTGATATATAAAGATTATGGGGTTTTGGTGGCAAACCACCAACTCTATTTTCATCTCCTAAATTGTGTGGTCTAAAACAATAGGTAAAAGCAGTCTATACGTTTCCTTCTTGATAAGAACACTTCCCCAGTTAACTTGTCAAAAACGTATTGTCCTTAAGTGCATTATGTATCGGTATTCTCCATTACTGCATTATGTATCGGTATTCTCCATTACTGCATTATGTATGTATAACACGGAGAAATATTCTGTATGTCATCAGAGATTCGATCTTAAATCTGACTACTGATTGATTCTCTGGAAAGACAGAAAATAGACTCCGAGGCttgaaaaagaaaggaagaaacaGAACTGTACCCCACCAAATATGTCCTGTATAGTTGTATATTTCATTTATCAATGTTTCATTCTATCAAAGATAGCTGTGCTTCATTAGCGTCTTAAAAGTATCCCATGTATCATTTGCAAATGTTAGATCCTGTTGCCTCAAATTTTCAAGTACGATCCTCAATACATCAATCCGATGTATCATTTGCAATTATGATCCTCAATACATCAATCAGGATTAAATTAAAACAGTCTCATTCCGAGACTCAATTGGTTCAATCCTCTTGTTAGCTTAATGAACACATCAATTCTGACATTTTGACTGTTTCTAAATCAAAGGTTTCAAAAAGGAGAAACGGATAGTATAACAATACAGCTGCCCTATCGAGAAACTACTTGGTGATTACCAAGTTCACAACGATTACAACTAGTCTCAACTTTGACAAACCAAATTGATATTCCCTATTGAGCTAGTAACCATAGTGTTGGCCATAGACTGAGCCATAGCCGCCAGTATGGCCTTGGTGACCTTGGTTGGATGGGGGAGATGCATACACGGAACCATGAGCTGGATAGGAATTATAACCCTGATCCACAGGGGCAGCAGCTTGTGGCTGTTGTGGTGCTCCAGCCTCGACCATGAAGTTCTGCAATCAAGCAAACCAAGCATTATCAAATCTCTGGAGTATCAAACTTGACAGAAGTTTTGGCTACAGAtctgttctttctttctttgttttttcttaatGCAGAAAAACTGTACAAGCATGTATGAAGGCATTCTACCAAACTCTCGATGCACTAAATGGTGTAATTCCTCCCACCATAAAACATATACGAACAGAATACCCACCCCCCATAGAATGTGTGCACTAATGACCTCCCAGAAATCTAATAAGCTAGAAAGAATGAATAAGATAAAAGATCAAATCACAGGATAAGAAGCATTGCCTGTATCAGTTGCTCAGCTGCTTGGACTTGGGAAGCACTTCCACTTATTTCAACAGTCATCTCCCCAGGAACACCCCTCGTCTCTTGTATTGTAACAGTTGCCCCACTAGCCCGACGAATATAGCTTATACTTGCACCCGCTGTGCCAATAACAGCATCAGCATATGACAATGGAATTTGCATTTGATGTGTGAgctgcaaaacaaaaaaatcattaTTACATATTTGGACTGCAAGAAAGAACTAATACTAACTCCTCCGTCTTCATTCTACATGCCAACAACCTAATATTTGCTTTTTGATATAATTTGAACTAGGTCAGGGttcatctaagcatgagtgAGGTCCTAATACAAAGCAACATTTAAAGGGACCACAAAAGATCATGTCACAGGACCTGGAAACACATGCTCAAGATAATAGTTTTTCAATATGCAACCAGAACAACATGCCTGACCAGTTATTACAATAATTTTGTTCCATTTTAATACTCAataaattttaaataaaaataaaaaaagtcaaaGAAACAACCTGTGAGACCATTGATGGTGCTGATTGAGCATTTGATGATGTATGAACACCCATAGGAGCTTCTCGTCCATAAGCTGATATGCCATGATGCGGCTGTTTCTCCATAGGCGGGGGCAAGTCAGCTGGTGGATAGTAGTTGTCAAATTGCTGCCGAGAAGATGGTATGTACTGGGGATTAGGTGGCCCATATCCAGGACCCCCACCAGCATTGTGTGGAATACCTTGAGGTGGACCCCATGATTGATGAGGGGGAATGTGCTCCATGGGAGGATTTGCCTGCATCTGCAGAAAATATTATGATCATCCCATGCTTCATCCAATATCGAAAGCTGGTTTAAATGAAGGTGAAGAAAATATATATCATGGACGAAAAATGACTTACATGCATTTCAAATACTGGAATTATACTGCGGTCAACTAAAAACTTCCTGAGGTGAGATGCAATTAGTTCAATTCCTTTGTGGACACCAACTGGCTCGCCCACTACTTCAACAACTCTGTCATCTGAAAGAGCAAAAACCGGTAGGTCCTCTGCAAAACAAAGATGAACAAATTAATCAGTATCTTTTAACTATGTTGTGTATCTTCCAATCAGTCTATTAACTATGTTGAGTATATTCTAATAGGTAATATCCATACATACAATTTACGACTATAGATATAGAGCAAAGGACATTGAATAGCAATATGTGTGCTCCAGGATTCTAATACAGCCTCTACAAATCTAATCTTATATTCCTTGGGTGAAATTAAGGCTCAGATGTTTAGCAATACTGAATAAATCATGACTGCCAAGTGCCAAAAGATCAGCAACTATATCAAACAAGAGGTGCAACTAGGTAATCCAATGATGACTTCCTCAGAACTCAGCTCATCTATATGTATATTTTGAAGCATTTTCTAAGGCTATAAAATTTAAGAAATTCAGATATAATGAAGCTCACCTGATCCAAGAACTCTAACTATACAGTTAGATGCCTCTTGAATGGATTTAACAGTTCCTCCCTGTTTTCCAATCAAGCTACCAGCCTGTGAGGCTGGAACCAGCATCCTTGTCGAAACTTTACCACCCATGCCTGGGGGAGCTTGAGAAGAATCAGCATCCAAACCATCAACAATGCGTGCATGAACTCTCAAAAGGCCATCAATTGCAGGAGGGAGGGAAGAATCAGGCTCCTCCTTGCCGGAAACCATTACCTAATTACAGAAATACACCATTAGCATATAAGAAATATTGGATTTTAGTAAGTCCACAATGCTGATATAAAACGAGAAGAAATTGTGTGCTACTCTTTTCTTAAAAATGCCAAGTTATCAAATCTTTGTCCcaaaacgagaaccaaattaaAATCCAAGTTGCAGCTAGATCATATGATGTTGTACCCAAAGCTACACACCAAACTGCATAACTAAGAACGATCTTCCAACTTCCAACCAAATGAAAGTCAACCTAGTAGTTTTATGTTTTACTCATGTACTGATATTTATCAACTCATTGTGGTTATAAACTGATTAGTTATCTTCCCCATATGTATGACAATTTCATAAGCCCCTTAAGATTTAAAAGTGGTCTTCAAAggattattgttttctttttcttctttttttacttttctttatgATGGTGTACACCATCTGCGGCAAGACATCAACCATCTAGGTTCTGAAGTTACCAGAAATAGTGGAGAGCTTCGTGGTACAATTGTTCGAATAGTGTATGGGTTTATTCAGATAAACTTTTCAGCACATTGTAATGCTCGACGCTGATCCCTGCAATCTGGACCTTTGGTTCTTCAAGTTTGGGATCTTATTGATGATTGAGTCGTTGCCTTAAATTTTGCACGGAAAACCTGCACACATTCATTGTTGTTACTACAATAAATGCAACTGTATTCATATTTTGGGTATTCCTGTTATGTTTCTTTCTTTGTCTTCTTTTGATTAAACATTTTTAGAAAATAACTTCTAGAGTTAAAGATTTATGGCCTAAGCACAGCCGTTACTTACCTTACATTGTTTTATAATTctaacagatttttttttttccagactCTTAAAAACAGCAGTGCTGGAATGGATGCTTATATAacaaattttttatgttttaacAAAATCTTGTCACCCAAGAGATCTTACAAAGGTAGACATTCCAATGAAAAAACTAGAACTTAGGAAGAAACGGAGATCATACTCCCTGTCAGGCTAAACCAGAATTTTCAACACAAGATGGACGATACCTAGATTGTTGGTTAGCATATGTATTATTCCCCGTACCTCTTTCCCATATTCTACATGAaagttattatattttttttctctttggacAAACTCACTATAAAGTATAAACTAATAGCTTTTATATTTTACAAGGTGATATGCACCATTGATCTAACAAAATTTCTAAAACTAACTTTGGTGatcaaatttcaaaatcaaCAGAGTTATAGTCAAAATATTTCATCGATCTTTCCCCCCAGTCATTTCAGATATGTGACATTGTGACCATATGACTAACAAAACTGGTTCCACTCTGTAATAAAGGTCAAAGAGAGTAAGAAGTTGATAATTGCTAAGCAATTTCAACATTAACCAAACATTCATAAGCCACTAAGGAAGTTTTCCCTCAACATCTTTGCAAGTCATATTGGCATAAAACTTGGGGCACTATTTAGACCATGTGAACTGTAACATATAGTCAAAGAGATATGGCAATATAGAGAATGACGTATATCAATTGATAAAAAGCAAGAAGAACTAAAAGATAGAAAGTAGCTACAAGTTCTGCATTACTACATTACATTCACACAGACGTTAAAGTAGAAACTTACAGCTCTTTCAGTTGTTCCTGGAGGACCATCAAGGATTTTAATGCGAGCTCGCGTCTCCTCCACTATTTTTTTAATGAACTCCCCTTTGCGTCCAATTATACTACCCACCTTCTGAGCAGGAACCAACATCCGGAAAACACTCTCACCAGGCCATCCAGGCCACTTCTTCTCACCTTCCACACCCCCAGCATCTTCATGACGCTCTTGGTCATGTTCAGGCAGTAACTCCTCCTCTTGTAGCTGCCCAACCAGCTCAACCTGTCCCTCTGCCTCAGCCTGTGCCTCAAGTATGGCTTGAGCCTCTGCTGCCATTGCATGAGCCTGTGCCCTGGCCCGAGCCTCTGCTTCCATTTCTTGAGCCTCTGCTGCCATTGCCTGAGCGTCTGCAATAACTTGTGCCTCTCCTGTCATTGCCTGAGCCTCCGCCATGGCTAGCACCTCAGCCTCAGCCTCGGCCTCTGCATTCTCAGTCTCAGGCTGAGTCACAACCTCAGACTCGGGTAAGTGATCCCCATCATGTGCACCAAAGCTCGGATTTTCATCAGCCATAAAAAGATGTCTGCATTACGAAACATAAACCAagataaattaaacaaaatttcctACACAGCCGCAAAGAACAGACCAACATACAATCACAAAAATCCTATCTTTCTACTTAGCACTAAATtcccaaaacaaaaagaaccagTCTTGAAGAAAACCACAAaatgggcacccagaaaactAACATAATCAAAGAACCCACTAAAGAATAACACACCAGAAAACAAGTTTCACAGTATTACAGCCACAACcatcaaaaaaattgaaagaatgaaTAAGaactaataaaataaaaacgaatTAACCTTCTATCAAATACAAAACGACCCCAGAATCCCGAAACAAAGAGAACCCAATAACGAAACTTCATTAAATTCACAGAAACAAATCAAAACCAATACTTGAGCAAATCCATAGAGATATAAATTCAAGCGAAACTATAAATATGATTACATGGGTATTGAAGAGAACCACCAGTAGCAGAGTGGAGCTGGTTAATCTGAAGTGAAGAAGCGAATCGAGGAAGAGAAGGATGGTGGGTTAGATTAGGGTTTCGAAAGGGtttagagagagatagaatgatTTCGCTTTTGGTTTTTGTGGTTCTAGATTCTGAGGTATTAGGATTTATTCTCTAAATCGTATACGCACTcctttctttattattattttctgcggtaactttttttttttaagagcaaaaaaaaaaatatcatttacTATGCatagtaaaaaaagaaaaaagttactATGCATAGTAATTTTTTATGTAAATTACTAGAATCAAGCTTGCTTATGATAATCAAATTGTGGCTCTCAGTCCTGAATCAGACGATGAGAATTTGCCGGCGTGGAGGCCTCATCGGGCCGAACTAAATGAAAATTACGTTATATAATCGTTACAGTGTCTGAAATCGTAAGAGAGTGAAGGAGGGTGTTGACGAACGATTTAGGATTGGGAGTTTCTTTCCTAGGACTTACCTAAGAAACAAAGTGGTCCACTCGAAATTAGGGAAGGATTGATGATAGGGCTTTTGGGGTGTTTTCATCTTTTTCAAAATGTGGGTGATAAGTTCGAAAATATGTTGCTTCAAGTACTAATGTTTAGATGGTAACTTTTTCGGAAAGCCATTGAGACAATGATAGAGACTATCTTTTCCTTTGGAACGATACTaaagcctaaaaaaaaaaaaaggtaataaCCAAGCCACAACAAAAAAGAGCTGAGAACGTAAGAGAAGGCTGGAGAAAAACATAAGGGTGCGTCCAAGTAACCTTTTGCAAAACAGAAActgttttgcaaaac
This region includes:
- the LOC133720907 gene encoding probable aldo-keto reductase 1; amino-acid sequence: MAEVEGIKVPRVQLGSQGFEVSKLGFGCRRLTGTYSEALISEEFALSLIKHAFDKGITFFDTADLYGPHANEVLVGKALKQLPRDQVQLATKFGIVRIEPDETRIVNGTPEYVRSCCEASLKRLDVDYIDLYYQHRVDTSVPIEDTMGELKKLVEEGKIKYIGLSEASPETIRRAHAVHPITAIQMEWSLWTREIEQVFVPLCRELEIGIVPYHPLGRGFLAIDGLPEDRFLRSIPRCQGDNLKKNKILQGKILNLAEKYGCTPAQLALAWIVNQPDVCYVPGVVPIFGTTKTKHIDANVGSFKVKLSKEDIKEISETIPINAAAGYRLPDYCLPCLWQFADTPPKASKQCNQKKPT
- the LOC133721354 gene encoding flowering locus K homology domain, translating into MADENPSFGAHDGDHLPESEVVTQPETENAEAEAEAEVLAMAEAQAMTGEAQVIADAQAMAAEAQEMEAEARARAQAHAMAAEAQAILEAQAEAEGQVELVGQLQEEELLPEHDQERHEDAGGVEGEKKWPGWPGESVFRMLVPAQKVGSIIGRKGEFIKKIVEETRARIKILDGPPGTTERAVMVSGKEEPDSSLPPAIDGLLRVHARIVDGLDADSSQAPPGMGGKVSTRMLVPASQAGSLIGKQGGTVKSIQEASNCIVRVLGSEDLPVFALSDDRVVEVVGEPVGVHKGIELIASHLRKFLVDRSIIPVFEMHMQANPPMEHIPPHQSWGPPQGIPHNAGGGPGYGPPNPQYIPSSRQQFDNYYPPADLPPPMEKQPHHGISAYGREAPMGVHTSSNAQSAPSMVSQLTHQMQIPLSYADAVIGTAGASISYIRRASGATVTIQETRGVPGEMTVEISGSASQVQAAEQLIQNFMVEAGAPQQPQAAAPVDQGYNSYPAHGSVYASPPSNQGHQGHTGGYGSVYGQHYGY